The Amycolatopsis sp. QT-25 genomic sequence CCCTGGACGTTGGAGTGCCCGCGCACCGGGCACAGGCCCGCGCCCGGTTCGCCGATCATGCCGCGCACCAGCGCGAGGTTCGCGATCTCGGAGATCGTCTGCACCGCGTGCTTGTGCTGGGTCAGGCCCATCGCCCAGCAGTAGATGGTCCGCTGCGACGTCGCGATCATCCGCGCCAGCCGCTCGATCTGCGCACGCGGCAACCCGGTCGCGGCACCGACCTCGGTCCAGTCGATCTCCCGCAGATGCTTCGCGTAGTCCTCGAACCCCTCGGTGGACGACTCGACGAAAGCGCGATCGACGATCGTGCCGGGGGTCTCCCGCTCCCACTTCAGCAGCAGATGACCGATCGCCTGGAACAGCGCGAGGTCGCCGCCGAGCCGGATCTGCGCGAACTCGTCGGCCAGCGGGGTCCCCTTGCCGAGCACGCCGCGGACGTTCTGCGGGTTCTTGAACCGCATCAGACCGGCTTCGGGCAGCGGGTTGACCGCCATGATCTTCGCGCCGTTGCCCTTGGCCTCTTCCAGCGCGGAAAGCATGCGCGGATGGTTGGTGCCGGGGTTCTGGCCGACGACCACGATCAGGTCCGCCTTGTGGATGTCGGCCAGCGACACCGAGCCCTTGCCGATCCCGGTCGTGGCCGCGAGGGCGGCGCCGGAGGACTCGTGGCACATGTTGGAGCAGTCCGGAAGGTTGTTGGTGCCGTAGGAACGCACGAGGAGCTGGTAGAGGAACGCGGCCTCGTTGCTGGTGCGGCCGGAGGTGTAGAAGATCGCCTCGTCCGGGTTCCGCAGCGCGCGAAGCTCGTCCGCGACCAGGGTGAAGGCGTCGTCCCAGGAGATCGGCTCGTAGTGCGAGGCCCCTTCGCGCAGGACGAACGGCTCGGTGATGCGACCCTGCTGGCCGAGCCAGAAATCGGTCTTGTCCGCGAGATCCCGGATGGAGTGCTCGGCGAAGAACTCACGGCCGACCCGGCGCTTCGTCGCCTCCTCGGCGACGGCCTTCGCGCCGTTCTCGCAGAATTCCGCGAGCTTGCGATGCTCACCGTCGACCTCGCGCGGCTCCGGCCAGGCGCAACCGGGGCAGTCGAAACCGTCGCGCTGGTTCAGCAGGCGCAGTGTCTTCACCGTGCGCGCGGCGCCCATCTGCTCCATGCCGCGCTTCAGGGAGACGGCGACCCCGGGGATCCCGGCCGCCCAGCTCTTCGGTTTCCCGACTTCGAGCTCGGTCTCGTCAACGTCGTTCGCGGGTGCTTCGCGGGTCATGGCTCCATCGTGCGCCTTACCGCTCGTGTACGCGACCGAGAGGGTTCAGGCGTCGGTGACGAGCCGGGTGATCTGCGATTCGTCCAGCGGGAACCAGGGCGTCTCGTTGACGCCGCGCTCCTGCACCGCGTTCACCGTCACCGCGGCCACGACCAGCACGATTAGGCCGGCGATCGCGGCGATGCCCGGCCACCGGCTCGACCCC encodes the following:
- a CDS encoding FdhF/YdeP family oxidoreductase gives rise to the protein MTREAPANDVDETELEVGKPKSWAAGIPGVAVSLKRGMEQMGAARTVKTLRLLNQRDGFDCPGCAWPEPREVDGEHRKLAEFCENGAKAVAEEATKRRVGREFFAEHSIRDLADKTDFWLGQQGRITEPFVLREGASHYEPISWDDAFTLVADELRALRNPDEAIFYTSGRTSNEAAFLYQLLVRSYGTNNLPDCSNMCHESSGAALAATTGIGKGSVSLADIHKADLIVVVGQNPGTNHPRMLSALEEAKGNGAKIMAVNPLPEAGLMRFKNPQNVRGVLGKGTPLADEFAQIRLGGDLALFQAIGHLLLKWERETPGTIVDRAFVESSTEGFEDYAKHLREIDWTEVGAATGLPRAQIERLARMIATSQRTIYCWAMGLTQHKHAVQTISEIANLALVRGMIGEPGAGLCPVRGHSNVQGDRTMGIWEQMPESFMDGLDAEFGIKVPREHGYDTVAAIRAMRDGKGKVFFAVGGNFAAATPDTELTEKALKSCSLTAHVSTKLNRSHVVPGRTALILPTLGRTERDVQAGGEQFVTVEDSMSQVHTSRGRLTPASERLLSEVAIICHLAEALLGPEHAVPWRDFHADYDLIRDRIARVVPGCHDYNARVREPDGFVLPHAPRDSRQFNGTANGKANFTVSGLEYPQVPEGRLLLQTMRSHDQYNTTIYGLSDRYRGIEDARRVVLVNPEDLVSLGLTDGAMVDLVSEWRDGDRRAPGFRVVSYPTAKGCAAAYFPEANALVPLDSVADKSNTPVSKAIVVRLEPVPAP